The following DNA comes from Erigeron canadensis isolate Cc75 chromosome 3, C_canadensis_v1, whole genome shotgun sequence.
TGGTCCGTAAAGTAGGAAATGATGCAAAAAAGGCATGATTGCAACCTTGTAATAGTGCAACTTAAGAGTTCATCCCTGACGTAGGGCCTTATAATTACTTCATCTCATATCATGCTCATCGTTTCCCCACAATTCCTATTTGATGGTCAAAGATTCATATAGACGATGATGAGAACATCTACAGGGATAACTAAGAgtaaaaagaaaacgaaaagacACGCTTGAATGCATGTGCATAGTTTCTAGTGGCCGTGTACATTATCCATAATACCTGTCTATTTGCCTTTTCAGGATGTGGTTTCACAGGGATATTAAAGCAGATGATTGGTTGTTATACGTGGTAAGTGTCGAAGGGCCTACTTTGCATGTTTCTTAATGCTAGACCATTCACCCATCAAAGTTCACCACAAACTTCTCACCTTGCCTTTTATGACGATACATGCTAATTGATACATATTCTTCTCTTTATAGTGGCACTATCTGATAAAGTGATTACTTTGTTGATATCATTTATGGCGTTCCTAGATTTCTTCCACTTGACTTTTTCACCTTATAATATAGTTTGAATGTTACAGATTGATAGTCCTACTGCCTTTAATGCACGTGGCTTTTCTCGTGGTCAGATGTTCAATAGAAAGGGAGAGGTAAACACATCTCAACTTTGTGTGCTTTATCACAACTAATGGTAGCGAAACGGGTGGGTTCGATCATGAGTCAAAATGGCTTAGGGGTCAAGGCTGATGTGGTTGAAATAAATATCAAATGTTTAGTGTATCAAGATCTTGactaaaaaactatattatcaaattaaaaatataacttcTTTCAAAACACATGTTGTAAATATAATACACTTTATGCAAAATTTCAACTCATTTGACCAATTTCATCGTACTTATGTTTTCTATTTTCACCATTTGGCTATTAATCAAGTATAATCCAAACTGGCCCTGTTTGTAAAAGATGCTTTAGATTGGCCTGTCTCTGTTAGCATTTGAGGTATTATCCCTTTTTaccaaaaaaaggttttttttttaggttaggCGGAGTTTAGAGAGAACTCAttttttgagaatatcacacttGTCAAGTTCATGGCAAGAAAATTAGTTTGttaatgtaagtttttttttaaaaaaggaagATCAATGCTGATATCAACTATGACTTCTTTTGGGACtacaaaaagagaaaaagacaGGTCTCCTTACATATGTAGTGCACACCTGGGTAGACTTAAAAATGACTTATATGAAGTTTTTCGACTAATCCTGTTTTCATGTTGCAGCTTGTTTTGACTGCAATGCAGGTAGGCGTTCTAAGAGCACTAAAGACGCCGCCTATTTCTGTACCATCGAAGCTCTAACTCACCCattcatgcatatatatatattgttgtatgattagtttttttaatattaaaaacattattggGATTAGAAGTTGGTTATAAAGAATAAGCATTAGTCCAATGCCATAATGGTTAGGATAACAATTAAATAGTTAAACATGTAATTGAAACTTCACTTTATTCACAGTGGTGAGTTCAAAATTTCAAAGATGAAATTTCTCCAAAGGCTTGTTTTTATTTACTTTGGCAACTAAATTACGATTCTGAATTATGTTGGACTTGTCATTTGTTTTGGGTAAAATAAATTGTGTGATGATCAAGTAGGTAGGTAGTTGCAAAttgatcttgaagagattcatgTATCTCTACCGAAGTTATTGTTTGGAGATGCAAATTTAAGTGTACCTAATCATAAGATCGGTCAGCATCAAATGACCATATTCTAGGTAAACATATCGGTCATTGACAAGAAAAGGATTGAAAAATATCTCAAAAAACAATAACCATAAGAGTGATGGCATAGTGGTGTGTCTAGATCTCTAAAGATGAAAATAGTTATTGGTTTGAAGTTCGATTCTAGGAGCAAAAAAGATATATTCTTTGTGGTAACAGAGCCACAAAGGTTTGCGTGTAATGATTTCTAGTTattctaaaaagtaaaatgcTAAGTTAACCAGACTTTacaaaagaagaaaatcaaaaaacttttaattgaATGAACCACTTGCATTTTAAAATCTGAGAGTGTTTTAAGCTATGTCTTATTATTGTAGTAAGCAAAAAACATGTACaaaaataagatttttaagGGCCCAACCGGGTTCGAACCGGTGACCTATTGATCTGCAGTCAATTGCTCTACCACTGAGCTATGGACCCATTCGTGGTAACGTAGTAGAATTTTATTATATAgagtaaatataataaaattgagATTTCAAATTGAGCTATGGACCTATTGATCTctattatatagatatttgtTCAATCAAATTgagatttcaaaattttaaaacccTAACACCACCAGAGTTCTCCCTTGATTGAATGAATACATAAATCGGAGCTCCGACTGAAGATCGAAAATCATAACGGTGGTGGGCATGGCGGATGCTTCCTcgttagaagaagaagaagtagagAAATTAGAAAAAGAAGTGAAAGAAATGTGTGAGAAAATAAGTGAATACAGAGACAGTATGCCACATCGCCTTCACACCACTCTCTCCTCTTTCCTTTCTTCTTCACCTCCAATTACTAATACTGATCTCGTTCCTTCTTCTTCCACCAATCCCATTTCAGGTACTCAttctttacttcttttttttttcaatatttttctaatttatctTTTAGGGCTTGTTATGCTCCGACTGCTAGCTCCTGAGCTTAAATAATCGTAATGATGTGTGTAGGCTTAAGAAATGATACATCATCACGTTATAATTCACAGGCTTAAGAGATGATGCATCACCACC
Coding sequences within:
- the LOC122593671 gene encoding uncharacterized protein LOC122593671 encodes the protein MADASSLEEEEVEKLEKEVKEMCEKISEYRDSMPHRLHTTLSSFLSSSPPITNTDLVPSSSTNPISEENGALVEADPTHADKIQTIKHKISNNASMTSSLLTRMKDCMSRIDKLYSFNNGSHPAFKRRKIAS